Proteins encoded within one genomic window of Sphingomonas cannabina:
- a CDS encoding HU family DNA-binding protein: protein MNKQELIGQVADASGLGKGDASRAVEAVFDAIASALKKGDEVRLVGFGTFSVSKRKASTGRNPRTGEPMTIKASSQPKFKAGKGLKDSVN, encoded by the coding sequence ATGAACAAGCAGGAACTGATCGGACAGGTCGCCGACGCATCGGGTCTGGGCAAGGGCGACGCCAGCCGCGCGGTGGAAGCGGTATTCGACGCGATCGCGAGCGCGCTCAAGAAGGGCGACGAAGTGCGCCTCGTCGGCTTCGGTACCTTCTCGGTCAGCAAGCGCAAGGCCTCGACCGGCCGCAACCCGCGCACCGGCGAGCCGATGACGATCAAGGCCTCGTCCCAGCCCAAGTTCAAGGCCGGCAAGGGCCTCAAGGACTCGGTGAACTGA
- a CDS encoding family 43 glycosylhydrolase → MRWRGMAVAAVLAATPAHADNPQFRGADPHAIIIGSELWVFPTGGPSGSWSADRFGAWSSADLVHWKSRGVLIRRDAIKWIGDDGAAEHFLWAPAVATRNGKWYLYYSVGPQNPTPSRIGVAVADRPEGPYQDSGRPLLTGGNGFEAIDPMVFVDPRTQTPYLYAGGSAGATLRVFELKPDMVTIAREIAVEQPPQFTEGAFMHERNGLYYLSYSHGKWNGPSYSVHYATAPSPTGPWTYRGPILTGDKSHQGPGHHSFVQRNGEWLIVYHRWERPPGEGPYRGERQVAIESIRYASDGSILPVKMTDRADSPR, encoded by the coding sequence ATGCGATGGCGGGGCATGGCGGTGGCGGCAGTTCTTGCCGCCACCCCGGCTCATGCGGACAATCCGCAGTTTCGCGGCGCCGATCCGCATGCGATCATCATCGGCAGCGAACTCTGGGTGTTCCCGACCGGCGGCCCCAGCGGGAGCTGGAGCGCCGACCGGTTCGGCGCCTGGTCCAGCGCCGACCTGGTCCATTGGAAGAGCCGCGGCGTGCTGATCCGCCGCGACGCGATCAAGTGGATCGGCGACGACGGCGCGGCGGAGCATTTCCTGTGGGCGCCGGCCGTCGCGACACGAAACGGCAAATGGTATCTCTATTATTCGGTGGGTCCACAGAACCCGACGCCGAGCCGGATCGGCGTCGCCGTCGCCGATCGTCCGGAAGGACCTTATCAGGACAGCGGAAGGCCGCTGCTGACCGGCGGCAACGGGTTCGAGGCGATCGACCCGATGGTGTTCGTCGATCCCAGGACGCAGACGCCCTATCTTTATGCAGGCGGCAGCGCTGGCGCCACGCTCCGCGTGTTCGAGCTCAAGCCAGACATGGTGACGATCGCGCGCGAGATAGCGGTCGAACAGCCGCCCCAGTTCACCGAAGGGGCGTTCATGCATGAACGGAACGGCCTCTATTATCTCTCCTACAGCCACGGCAAATGGAATGGGCCGAGTTATTCGGTCCATTATGCCACCGCGCCCTCTCCGACCGGTCCTTGGACCTATCGGGGCCCGATCCTGACCGGCGACAAGAGCCATCAGGGACCGGGCCACCACAGCTTTGTCCAGCGCAACGGCGAATGGCTGATCGTCTATCACCGCTGGGAACGGCCGCCCGGCGAAGGTCCCTATCGCGGCGAACGCCAGGTCGCGATCGAGTCCATCCGCTATGCAAGCGACGGATCGATCCTGCCGGTCAAAATGACGGACAGAGCGGATTCGCCGCGCTGA
- a CDS encoding FadR/GntR family transcriptional regulator, translating to MAERRLFQEIAQRIADLVDRGEFPPGSRLPGERELAERFGVSRVTIREAEIALQATGLVRIKTGSGVYITDAATTRTSEFPPITAFELTEARSLFEAEAAALAAPIITDEQIARLERLLAEMSEDDEEDSGRATDADRDFHLTIASASDNQAIIHVISTLWRMRTEIAEVRNTYATVCHHDGPTRHREHVAIVEALRARDPQAARVAMRQHFSRLLEAMIDATEQRELQELRRKSEASRARFLMSAQLS from the coding sequence ATGGCGGAGCGCCGGCTCTTTCAGGAAATCGCGCAGCGCATCGCGGATCTGGTCGATCGCGGCGAGTTCCCGCCCGGCTCGCGCCTGCCCGGCGAGCGCGAGCTGGCCGAGCGCTTCGGCGTCAGCCGTGTCACCATCCGCGAGGCCGAGATCGCGCTGCAGGCGACCGGCCTCGTCCGCATCAAGACCGGCTCGGGCGTCTACATCACCGACGCCGCCACCACGCGGACGAGCGAGTTCCCGCCAATCACCGCGTTCGAACTCACCGAGGCGCGCTCGCTGTTCGAGGCGGAGGCAGCCGCCCTGGCGGCGCCGATCATCACCGACGAGCAGATCGCGCGGCTGGAGCGGCTGCTCGCCGAGATGTCCGAGGACGACGAGGAGGACAGCGGCCGCGCCACCGATGCCGACCGCGATTTCCACCTGACGATCGCCTCGGCGTCCGACAATCAGGCGATCATCCATGTGATCAGCACCCTGTGGCGGATGCGCACCGAGATCGCGGAGGTGCGCAACACCTACGCCACCGTCTGCCACCACGACGGGCCGACCCGGCACCGCGAGCATGTCGCGATCGTCGAGGCGCTGCGCGCACGCGACCCACAGGCGGCGCGCGTCGCGATGCGCCAGCATTTCAGCCGGCTACTCGAGGCGATGATCGACGCGACCGAGCAGCGCGAGCTCCAGGAACTGCGCCGCAAGTCCGAGGCAAGCCGCGCCCGCTTCCTGATGAGCGCACAGCTGTCCTGA
- a CDS encoding IlvD/Edd family dehydratase: protein MSDGSNGSGTKLRSRAWFDNPHNPDMTALYVERYLNYGLSLAELQSGKPIIGIAQTGSDLAPCNRHHLVLAERVKEGIREAGGIPLEFPTHPIQETGKRPTAGIDRNLAYLSLVETLHGYPIDGVVLTIGCDKTTPACLMAAATMNIPAIALSVGPMLNGWYKGERTGSGTIVWKARELLAAGEIDYKGFIELVASSAPSTGFCNTMGTATTMNSLTEALGMSLPGSAAIPAPYRDRQQCAWETGRRVVEMVHADRKPSDILTRTAFLNAIRVNSAIGGSTNAPIHLNAIARHIGVELTLADWEEHGADVPLLVNLQPAGEYLGEDYYRAGGVPAVMGELLRADLIDGTALTANGRTVADNVADARIEDEAVIRPLAAPLKPAAGLTVLSGNLFDGAVMKLSVISDEFRARYLSDPADPEAFEGRAVVFDGPEDYHARIDDPALGIDERTILIMRGAGPIGYPGGAEVVNMRPPAALIRAGVHALPCIGDGRQSGTSGSPSILNAAPEAAVGGGLALVRTGDRIRIDLRHRRADMLVDEAELIRRRAEMTDVEARLIPESQTPWQEIHRDIVGQFDTGAVIESAVKYQRIAQTRGLPRDSH from the coding sequence ATGAGCGACGGCAGCAATGGGAGCGGCACGAAGCTCAGGTCCCGTGCCTGGTTCGACAACCCTCACAATCCGGACATGACCGCGCTCTACGTCGAGCGTTACCTCAACTACGGCCTCAGCCTTGCCGAGCTGCAGTCGGGCAAGCCGATCATCGGCATCGCCCAGACCGGCAGCGACCTGGCACCGTGCAATCGCCATCATCTGGTGCTGGCGGAGCGGGTGAAGGAAGGAATCCGCGAGGCCGGCGGCATCCCGCTCGAATTCCCGACCCATCCGATCCAGGAAACCGGCAAGCGGCCCACTGCCGGCATCGACCGCAATCTCGCCTATCTGAGCCTGGTCGAGACGCTCCACGGCTATCCGATCGACGGCGTGGTGCTGACGATCGGCTGCGACAAGACCACGCCGGCCTGCCTGATGGCTGCCGCGACGATGAACATCCCGGCGATCGCGTTGTCGGTCGGGCCGATGCTCAACGGCTGGTACAAGGGCGAGCGCACCGGATCGGGCACGATCGTATGGAAGGCGCGCGAGCTGCTCGCGGCCGGCGAGATCGACTACAAGGGCTTCATCGAGCTGGTCGCCTCCTCCGCCCCCTCGACCGGCTTCTGCAACACGATGGGCACGGCGACGACGATGAACTCGCTGACCGAGGCGCTCGGCATGTCCCTGCCCGGCTCGGCGGCGATCCCCGCCCCCTATCGCGACCGCCAGCAATGCGCGTGGGAGACCGGGCGCCGGGTCGTCGAGATGGTTCACGCCGACCGCAAGCCCTCCGACATCCTCACCCGCACCGCCTTCCTCAACGCGATCCGGGTGAACTCGGCGATCGGCGGCTCGACCAACGCGCCGATCCATCTCAACGCGATCGCCCGCCACATCGGCGTCGAGCTGACGCTGGCCGACTGGGAGGAGCATGGCGCCGACGTGCCGCTGCTCGTCAACCTCCAGCCGGCCGGTGAATATCTCGGCGAGGATTACTATCGGGCCGGCGGCGTCCCCGCGGTGATGGGCGAGCTCCTTCGCGCCGATCTCATCGACGGCACCGCGCTCACCGCCAACGGCCGCACCGTCGCGGATAACGTGGCGGACGCGCGGATCGAGGATGAGGCGGTGATCCGCCCGCTCGCGGCGCCGCTCAAGCCCGCGGCCGGCCTTACGGTGCTGTCGGGCAATCTGTTCGACGGCGCGGTGATGAAGCTGTCGGTGATCTCGGACGAGTTCCGCGCGCGCTATCTCTCCGACCCCGCCGACCCCGAGGCATTCGAGGGCCGCGCCGTCGTGTTCGACGGGCCCGAGGACTATCACGCGCGCATCGACGATCCCGCGCTCGGCATCGACGAGCGCACCATCCTGATCATGCGCGGCGCCGGCCCGATCGGCTACCCCGGCGGCGCCGAGGTCGTGAACATGCGCCCGCCCGCCGCGCTGATCCGCGCCGGCGTCCATGCCCTGCCCTGCATCGGCGACGGCCGCCAGTCGGGGACGAGCGGCAGCCCGTCGATCCTCAACGCCGCGCCCGAGGCGGCCGTCGGCGGTGGGCTCGCGCTGGTGCGCACCGGCGACCGCATCCGCATCGACCTCAGGCACCGCCGCGCCGACATGCTGGTCGACGAGGCCGAACTCATCCGCCGCCGCGCGGAGATGACGGATGTCGAGGCTCGCCTGATCCCCGAATCGCAGACGCCATGGCAGGAAATCCACCGCGACATCGTCGGCCAGTTCGACACCGGCGCGGTGATCGAGAGCGCCGTCAAATATCAGCGCATTGCCCAGACCCGCGGCCTGCCCCGCGACAGCCACTGA
- a CDS encoding arabinan endo-1,5-alpha-L-arabinosidase, whose protein sequence is MHIDRRSLLIGGASAALGAGGAGLAFAQSMSPNSLNAKLTGDLTPIHDPVIIREGDTYHVFGSGGWSKRPSVTWRVSKDLANWRDNGDPFDAVPAWAKAAIPKAESMWAPDISYVDGRFRLYYAVSTGGSMRSVIGFATTKTLDRNSPDYGWTDHGMVIETFEGGTYNAIDANFVIDAEGNHWLAFGSYWSGLKLIPLDKATGKPRPGDRTIHSIAYRPAPTGGDNPIEGAFIIRRDGWYYLFASYDYCCRKEASNYYVAVGRAKQVTGPYVGRDGKAMMDGYGTAVIVERPWASSRWRGPGHCGLYHDGNRDLIVYHAYDTEHGSAPTLRIAELSWSADGWPSALT, encoded by the coding sequence ATGCACATCGATCGTCGCAGCCTGCTGATCGGAGGAGCCAGTGCCGCCCTCGGTGCGGGCGGAGCCGGCCTCGCCTTTGCGCAGAGCATGTCGCCCAATTCGCTCAACGCGAAGCTCACCGGCGATCTGACGCCAATCCATGATCCGGTCATCATCCGTGAAGGCGACACCTATCACGTCTTCGGCTCCGGCGGATGGAGCAAGCGGCCGTCGGTGACATGGCGCGTATCGAAGGATCTGGCGAACTGGCGCGACAACGGCGATCCGTTCGACGCCGTGCCGGCCTGGGCAAAGGCGGCGATCCCCAAGGCCGAGAGCATGTGGGCGCCCGACATTTCCTATGTCGATGGCCGGTTCCGCCTCTATTACGCCGTCTCGACCGGCGGCAGCATGCGCTCGGTGATCGGCTTCGCCACGACGAAGACGCTCGATCGGAATTCGCCGGACTATGGCTGGACCGATCACGGCATGGTGATCGAGACCTTCGAAGGCGGCACCTACAACGCGATCGACGCCAATTTCGTGATCGACGCCGAGGGCAATCACTGGCTTGCGTTCGGCAGCTACTGGAGCGGCCTCAAGCTGATCCCGCTCGACAAGGCGACGGGCAAGCCCCGCCCCGGTGACAGGACGATCCACTCGATCGCCTATCGCCCCGCGCCCACCGGCGGCGACAATCCCATCGAGGGCGCCTTCATCATCCGCCGCGACGGCTGGTACTATCTGTTCGCCAGCTACGACTATTGCTGCAGGAAGGAAGCGAGCAACTATTACGTCGCCGTCGGCCGGGCGAAGCAGGTGACCGGCCCCTATGTCGGCCGCGACGGCAAGGCGATGATGGATGGCTACGGCACTGCGGTGATCGTCGAGCGGCCGTGGGCCTCCTCACGCTGGCGTGGCCCCGGCCATTGCGGCCTATATCACGACGGGAACCGCGACCTGATCGTCTACCATGCCTATGACACCGAGCATGGCTCCGCCCCGACCCTGCGCATCGCCGAACTCAGCTGGAGCGCCGACGGGTGGCCTTCGGCGCTGACCTGA
- a CDS encoding TonB-dependent receptor yields MIRKSTLLGASSAAVLLCALAAPALAQTEQTPPPAPAATGDQADTSEDIVVTGIRASLARAAEIKRDAAQVVDSIVAQDIGKFPDPTTAAALQRVPGIQVTVGSNNEIVNPRIRGLDDILTTLDGREIFTAEGRGFAFQDLPAEALARVDVYKSNTANLIEGGVAGTIDLRLNKPFNYKDPTFAVSGKLNYASNAEKLSPQISALATDRWDTGIGEIGVLLNVSWYDMKFNRPVNYVAERRSGDHLNGGDGYAIPISTGGLNEFGSYSRPQANGSIQWQASPELQLYVDGLYSAYRGKFSTAFYEYQLFNSDSVSNIGTDDNCFTARVNGDGFNANSGQILNNEYTDQQLCNLTSGQFHNTNSFTSTQAKNHKTDSYLAAFGAKYDADRVHLALDLSYQESIVNNETFIVDTGKKVDSVSLDLNRSDHSPVVTAPGNPMIDPTGYTFFNGLFQDYLRAKGDLFAAKLDGSYDVGGIIKTIEFGGRYADRGALFQQVQLGVGAPGGSGNVPVTAAGVPSDFFVRAPGIPQINGGAPFLIPSRSYLLSDEGQALLRDYFGAPEGQPPFDPTRRFEANEKTYAAYAQVGYEIPLGGAIGVDGKIGVRYSRTDRDITGTGLVDGDPVTTTASTSDTDWLPNASARIKLGGGLQARFTYAKTLARPPFGSLNPGLNYIVSTNPNIRNGGSGGNPNLLPQMSDSFDATLEYYWSSGYLAIGGYYRKIKNRIVNGVDVETIDGIEYNISRPRNVGRAKLKGIEVSGQTFFDFLPGDLAGFGAFGNFTYADSEIGVGDDLSGFPLQGVSKYNFNLGLLYDRHGISGRVVYTYRSKYFDEDRSGAGDVRPVGTETWLNYVRPNGRLDFSLGVDVTRNLTLTVEGTNVLRSRYQSYINNSYFIRDTRTDDSIYAVGFRARF; encoded by the coding sequence ATGATCCGCAAATCCACGTTGCTCGGCGCGTCCTCGGCCGCAGTGCTGCTGTGCGCTTTGGCCGCTCCTGCGCTCGCGCAGACCGAGCAGACACCCCCGCCCGCCCCCGCCGCAACCGGCGATCAGGCGGACACGTCCGAGGACATCGTCGTCACCGGCATCCGCGCCAGCCTTGCTCGCGCCGCCGAGATCAAGCGCGACGCCGCGCAGGTGGTCGATTCGATCGTCGCGCAGGACATCGGCAAGTTCCCCGATCCGACCACGGCGGCGGCGCTCCAGCGCGTGCCCGGCATCCAGGTGACCGTCGGCTCCAATAACGAAATCGTCAATCCGCGGATCCGCGGCCTCGACGACATCCTGACCACGCTCGACGGGCGTGAGATCTTCACCGCCGAAGGGCGCGGCTTCGCGTTCCAGGACCTGCCGGCCGAGGCGCTGGCGCGCGTGGACGTCTACAAGTCGAACACCGCCAACCTGATCGAGGGCGGCGTCGCCGGCACGATCGACCTGCGGCTCAACAAGCCGTTCAATTACAAGGACCCGACCTTCGCGGTCAGCGGCAAGCTCAACTATGCGTCGAACGCCGAGAAGCTGAGCCCGCAGATCAGCGCGCTCGCCACCGACCGCTGGGACACCGGCATCGGCGAGATCGGCGTGCTGCTCAACGTGTCGTGGTACGACATGAAGTTCAATCGCCCGGTCAACTATGTCGCGGAGCGGCGCTCAGGCGACCATCTGAATGGCGGCGATGGGTACGCGATTCCGATCTCGACGGGCGGCCTGAACGAGTTCGGCAGCTACTCGCGCCCGCAGGCCAACGGTTCGATCCAGTGGCAGGCATCGCCGGAGCTGCAGCTCTATGTGGACGGTCTCTATTCGGCCTATCGCGGCAAATTCTCGACGGCCTTCTACGAGTATCAGCTGTTCAATTCGGATAGCGTTTCCAATATCGGCACCGACGACAACTGCTTCACCGCACGGGTGAACGGCGACGGGTTCAACGCCAATTCGGGCCAGATCCTGAACAACGAATACACCGACCAGCAGCTCTGCAATCTGACGTCCGGTCAGTTCCACAACACCAACTCCTTCACCAGCACGCAGGCGAAGAACCACAAGACCGACAGCTATCTCGCGGCGTTCGGCGCAAAGTATGACGCGGACCGGGTGCATCTGGCGCTCGATCTTTCCTATCAGGAATCGATCGTCAACAATGAGACGTTCATCGTCGACACCGGCAAGAAGGTAGATTCCGTGTCGCTCGACCTCAATCGGTCGGATCATTCGCCGGTGGTGACCGCACCCGGCAATCCGATGATCGATCCGACGGGCTACACCTTCTTCAACGGCCTGTTCCAGGACTATCTGCGCGCGAAGGGTGACCTGTTCGCCGCCAAGCTGGACGGCAGCTACGATGTCGGCGGGATCATCAAGACGATCGAGTTCGGCGGCCGCTATGCCGATCGCGGCGCGCTGTTCCAGCAGGTGCAGCTCGGCGTCGGTGCCCCCGGCGGCTCGGGCAATGTGCCGGTCACCGCGGCAGGCGTTCCAAGCGATTTCTTCGTGCGCGCGCCGGGCATTCCCCAGATCAACGGGGGAGCGCCGTTCCTGATCCCCAGCCGCTCCTATCTGCTGTCCGACGAGGGACAGGCCCTGCTGCGCGACTATTTCGGCGCGCCGGAGGGCCAGCCGCCGTTCGATCCGACACGACGGTTCGAGGCGAACGAGAAGACCTATGCCGCCTATGCGCAGGTCGGATACGAGATCCCGCTCGGCGGCGCCATCGGCGTCGACGGCAAGATCGGCGTCCGTTACTCGCGCACCGATCGCGACATCACGGGCACCGGCCTGGTCGACGGCGATCCTGTGACCACGACTGCGAGCACCAGCGACACCGACTGGCTGCCCAATGCCAGCGCCCGCATCAAGCTCGGCGGCGGCCTCCAGGCACGCTTCACCTACGCCAAGACGCTGGCGCGGCCGCCCTTCGGGTCGCTCAACCCCGGCCTCAACTACATCGTCTCGACCAACCCCAACATCCGCAACGGCGGCTCGGGCGGCAATCCCAACCTGCTGCCGCAGATGTCGGACAGCTTCGACGCCACGCTCGAATATTACTGGTCTTCGGGCTATCTCGCGATCGGCGGCTATTACCGCAAGATCAAGAACCGCATCGTGAACGGCGTCGATGTCGAGACGATCGACGGAATCGAATATAACATCTCGCGGCCGCGCAACGTCGGCCGGGCGAAGCTCAAGGGCATCGAGGTCAGCGGCCAGACCTTCTTCGATTTCCTGCCGGGCGACCTCGCCGGCTTCGGCGCGTTCGGCAACTTCACCTATGCCGACAGCGAGATCGGCGTGGGCGACGACCTGTCGGGCTTCCCGCTCCAGGGCGTGTCGAAGTACAACTTCAACCTGGGCCTGCTGTACGATCGTCACGGCATCTCCGGCCGCGTGGTCTACACCTATCGCTCGAAATATTTCGACGAGGACCGCAGCGGCGCAGGCGACGTGCGCCCGGTCGGCACGGAGACTTGGCTGAACTACGTCCGCCCCAACGGCCGCCTGGACTTCAGCCTGGGCGTCGACGTGACCCGCAACCTCACCCTGACGGTCGAGGGGACCAACGTCCTACGCTCCCGCTACCAAAGCTACATCAACAACAGCTATTTCATCCGGGACACGCGTACCGACGACAGCATCTACGCGGTCGGCTTCCGGGCGCGCTTCTGA
- a CDS encoding cellulase family glycosylhydrolase → MTAFRPMTIRLLAAAATAALALGAATPAAARDLWTKAEAKRWYDAQPWLLGANYAPATAINQLEMWQADTFDPATIDKELGWAEGLGMTTMRVFLHNLLWENDPEGLKKRIDTFLTIAAKHKIKPMFVLFDSCWDPNPVAGKQHPPIPGVHNSGWVQGPGAARLADTAQYGKLEAYVKDIVGSFANDKRVLAWDVWNEPNNEGGGNYKPTPNKKQLVAGLLGKVFDWAQSANPSQPLTSGLWIGDSWDRAETLDAVEKIQIARSDVLSFHDYNWPEKFEQRARQMLSYGRPVICTEYMARGAGSTFDGSLPIAKRLDIGMVNWGFVDGKTQTRLPWDSWKKPYTFDEPTVWFHEVLRADGTPYRQAEADMLRAYSAAPKGVVPSPSRK, encoded by the coding sequence ATGACCGCGTTCCGCCCGATGACGATCCGTTTGCTTGCCGCCGCCGCGACCGCCGCGCTCGCGCTCGGCGCCGCCACGCCCGCCGCCGCGCGTGATCTTTGGACCAAGGCCGAGGCGAAGCGCTGGTACGACGCCCAGCCCTGGCTGCTCGGTGCCAACTACGCACCCGCGACCGCGATCAACCAGCTCGAGATGTGGCAGGCCGATACCTTCGACCCCGCGACGATCGACAAGGAGCTCGGCTGGGCCGAAGGCCTGGGCATGACGACGATGCGCGTCTTCCTCCACAACCTCCTGTGGGAGAATGATCCGGAGGGCCTCAAGAAGCGCATCGACACCTTCCTGACGATCGCGGCCAAGCACAAGATCAAGCCGATGTTCGTGCTGTTCGACAGCTGCTGGGATCCGAACCCGGTCGCCGGCAAGCAGCATCCGCCGATCCCCGGCGTCCACAATTCGGGCTGGGTGCAGGGCCCGGGCGCGGCGCGGCTCGCGGACACCGCCCAGTACGGCAAGCTCGAAGCCTATGTGAAGGACATCGTCGGCAGCTTCGCCAACGACAAGCGCGTGCTCGCCTGGGACGTGTGGAACGAGCCGAACAATGAGGGCGGCGGCAATTACAAGCCGACGCCGAACAAGAAGCAGCTCGTCGCCGGCCTGCTCGGCAAGGTGTTCGACTGGGCGCAGTCGGCCAATCCCAGCCAGCCGCTGACATCGGGGCTGTGGATCGGCGACAGCTGGGACCGCGCGGAGACGCTCGACGCCGTCGAAAAGATCCAGATCGCCCGCTCCGACGTGCTGAGCTTCCACGACTACAACTGGCCGGAGAAGTTCGAGCAGCGGGCGCGCCAGATGCTGAGCTACGGCCGGCCCGTCATCTGCACCGAATATATGGCGCGCGGCGCGGGATCGACCTTCGACGGCTCGCTGCCGATCGCCAAGCGGCTCGACATCGGCATGGTCAACTGGGGCTTCGTCGACGGCAAGACCCAGACGCGGCTGCCGTGGGACAGCTGGAAGAAGCCTTACACCTTCGACGAGCCGACCGTCTGGTTCCACGAGGTGCTGCGCGCCGACGGCACGCCCTATCGCCAGGCCGAGGCCGACATGCTGCGCGCCTACAGCGCGGCGCCCAAGGGCGTGGTGCCGTCCCCGTCCCGAAAATAG